A window from Neodiprion fabricii isolate iyNeoFabr1 chromosome 2, iyNeoFabr1.1, whole genome shotgun sequence encodes these proteins:
- the LOC124175917 gene encoding transmembrane protein 19, translating to MVASQKNNDGKTRVLMPVLLCAFAIPISMLFWIVNVIYSFLTPDVEQHTDGQSVISPWRWLTAVVIPILFAGWGLKRKSLDFSGAFLGLFTGFILSITSYTHIACLIAFFFTSSKATKFRSDKKKKLEEEFKEGGQRNWIQVLCNGGMATQLALLYLLDVGCGERPIDFAKDYRSSWLSVGILGAFACCNGDTWASELGTVIGDSEPFLITTRERVPKGTNGGVTWIGLLMSLAGGLVVGLFNYVAVLYTVDTVVLQLAAPQWPIIIAGGYAGLAGSVLDSILGATLQYSGLDETGKVVERPGKGVKHISGRQVFDNHSVNLLSSIVMALTLPRLANLFWP from the exons ATGGTAGCAAGTCAGAAAAACAATGACGGGAAAACGAGGGTCTTAATGCCAGTTTTGCTATGTGCCTTTGCTATACCAATTTCTATGCTATTCTGGATCGTTAATGTGATTTACTCATTCTTGACACCAGATGTCGAACAACATACCGACG GACAATCTGTCATTTCTCCTTGGAGATGGCTGACTGCAGTTGTAATCCCAATACTTTTTGCTGGTTGGGGTCTCAAGCGGAAAAGTTTGGATTTCAGCGGAGCTTTTCTag GATTGTTCACAGGATTTATTCTCAGCATTACAAGTTACACGCACATCGCTTGTTTGatagctttttttttcacttcttcgaAAGCCACCAAGTTTCGAtctgataaaaagaaaaaattggagGAAGAATTTAAGGAAGGTGGTCAAAGGAATTGGATACAAGTTTTATGCAATGGAGGAATGGCAACCCAATTAGCGTTGCTATACTTATTGGACGTTGGATGTGGAGAACGGCCAATCGATTTTGCAAAAGATTATAGGAGTTCCTGGCTATCGGTTGGAATATTAG gtgCCTTTGCCTGTTGCAATGGTGATACATGGGCATCGGAACTTGGTACTGTGATTGGGGATTCGGAACCATTTTTGATCACCACAAGGGAGAGAGTTCCTAAAG GTACTAATGGTGGTGTTACTTGGATTGGGCTTTTGATGTCTCTAGCGGGTGGCCTAGTCGTAGGGCTATTCAATTATGTTGCAGTATTATACACTGTAGACACAGTCGTACTGCAACTGGCTGCACCCCAATGGCCAATCATTATTGCTGGTGGTTATGCTGGTCTCGCAGGCAGCGTACTTGATTCTATTCTAGGAGCCACTCTGCAGTATTCGG GCTTAGATGAGACTGGCAAAGTTGTGGAACGCCCTGGGAAAGGTGTGAAGCATATTAGTGGTAGGCAAGTCTTTGATAATCATAGTGTCAATCTTTTATCGAGCATAGTAATGGCTCTGACTCTTCCAAGATTGGCGAATCTCTTTTGGCCTTGA